The following proteins are co-located in the Pseudomonas synxantha genome:
- a CDS encoding HPP family protein: MLARWLPAAINTRPSEWSRAAIGMALGTMFSVWACAQVFGMEVALHLLGPLGASAVLLFAVSSGALAQPWSIMGSYLCAGIVALLVARVLGRTLGSACLAAGMTVILICWLRCLHPPAGGLAMTLVLADPASIALGWHELAPVMLGAGALLACALAYNNATRTRYPKGPVEPAPIFITNAPVTDPAITAADLKLALAEMEQFFDVEPTELEQLIHAAEVHARRRSIGEVLASRVG, from the coding sequence ATGCTCGCTCGCTGGTTACCCGCTGCAATCAATACCCGCCCCTCCGAATGGAGCCGTGCCGCAATCGGCATGGCGCTGGGCACAATGTTCAGTGTCTGGGCCTGTGCCCAAGTGTTCGGCATGGAGGTCGCCCTGCACCTGCTCGGCCCGCTTGGGGCCTCGGCGGTGCTGCTGTTTGCCGTCTCATCCGGGGCCCTGGCCCAGCCGTGGTCGATCATGGGCAGTTATCTCTGCGCCGGCATCGTGGCGTTGCTGGTAGCACGGGTGCTGGGGCGTACCTTGGGCAGTGCTTGCCTGGCGGCCGGCATGACGGTGATCCTGATCTGCTGGCTGCGTTGCCTGCATCCACCGGCCGGTGGCCTGGCCATGACCCTGGTATTGGCCGACCCGGCCTCTATCGCACTGGGCTGGCACGAGCTGGCGCCGGTGATGCTCGGCGCCGGCGCCCTGCTGGCCTGTGCCCTGGCCTACAACAACGCCACGCGCACGCGTTACCCCAAAGGCCCTGTCGAGCCTGCGCCGATCTTTATTACCAACGCGCCCGTGACCGATCCCGCCATTACCGCCGCCGATCTCAAGCTGGCGCTGGCCGAGATGGAGCAGTTCTTCGATGTCGAGCCCACGGAGCTGGAACAGTTGATACATGCCGCCGAAGTCCATGCGCGGCGACGCAGTATCGGCGAGGTGCTGGCAAGTCGTGTGGGCTGA
- a CDS encoding acyl-CoA dehydrogenase family protein has product MNDLFEQLLGSPLFEPRQRHHMPLKSYMHLTIKRMHAIFGTGLINNELWMGQPRQSEFSSLCELMGYVGAFDYALHSSIVDHMIAVDTLFNHGSAAQVNRYRDEVIHLRKVYAFGCTEVAGGTDVRNVRTTVTYDRQNHSLVLDSPSPEACKCWIGNALRAAQVLMVLARLMVDGEDQGHHWFRVVIRKRENGRLLNGVKIMACDPKGGIHANQVAAIRFCQMKLPVDALLQRHAHFTDKGTFVSDLPLPLRFIEALKTFLQERLIFMAGIRHSAGLTAHLSYRFAHHRLIQAPTGQEALLSQPMFRQRLYAIQLKALALKYLEQAVRKRFEADWAQEAKRKELHVLAALCKAVGAWQGLNVIALSRELCGSQGFHHYNQIVTQRMDCEVANTFAGDSSIMAYQVIKDALARQRFVDSPPSNIGQRVEAQILEQCRKAPGFTHAQALGLAYAKALDLVIQEAETLGLLSCATIEDLIGEFADQLYPWGVRKPQRDMEVSPPQIEALAKQLKPPQVLVSALIDSTDYIQQFTRALYEEQ; this is encoded by the coding sequence TTGAACGACCTATTCGAACAATTACTCGGTTCGCCTCTGTTCGAGCCGCGCCAACGCCATCACATGCCCCTGAAAAGCTACATGCATCTGACCATCAAGCGTATGCATGCGATCTTTGGCACCGGCCTGATCAATAACGAACTGTGGATGGGCCAACCACGGCAATCGGAGTTTTCTTCGCTGTGCGAGTTGATGGGGTATGTGGGCGCCTTTGATTACGCACTCCACTCCTCGATAGTCGATCACATGATTGCCGTCGACACATTGTTCAACCATGGCTCTGCCGCACAAGTGAATCGCTATCGAGACGAAGTGATCCACCTGCGCAAGGTCTACGCCTTCGGCTGCACGGAAGTCGCAGGGGGAACCGACGTGCGCAATGTGCGAACGACGGTGACGTACGATCGGCAAAACCATAGCCTGGTGCTCGACTCCCCTTCCCCTGAGGCCTGCAAGTGCTGGATAGGCAATGCCTTGCGCGCAGCCCAGGTGCTGATGGTACTTGCCCGCCTGATGGTCGACGGTGAGGATCAAGGCCATCATTGGTTTCGCGTGGTTATTCGCAAGCGCGAAAACGGTCGGCTGCTCAATGGCGTGAAAATAATGGCGTGTGATCCCAAGGGTGGAATCCACGCCAACCAAGTGGCGGCAATACGTTTCTGCCAGATGAAGTTGCCCGTTGACGCGCTGCTGCAACGCCATGCGCACTTCACCGACAAGGGCACGTTCGTCAGCGACCTGCCGTTACCCCTGCGTTTTATCGAGGCGCTGAAGACGTTTCTGCAAGAGCGATTGATCTTCATGGCAGGCATTCGCCACAGTGCCGGCCTTACCGCTCACCTGAGCTACCGTTTCGCCCATCACCGCCTCATCCAGGCGCCCACGGGCCAAGAGGCATTGCTGAGCCAGCCGATGTTTCGTCAACGCCTTTACGCCATACAGCTCAAGGCGCTCGCGCTCAAATACCTGGAGCAGGCAGTGCGCAAGCGCTTCGAAGCCGACTGGGCACAGGAGGCAAAGCGCAAGGAACTCCACGTGCTGGCCGCCTTGTGCAAGGCAGTGGGTGCATGGCAAGGGCTCAATGTGATCGCCTTGTCTAGAGAACTGTGTGGATCCCAGGGATTTCATCATTACAACCAGATCGTCACTCAGCGCATGGATTGCGAGGTTGCAAATACCTTTGCCGGTGACAGCTCGATCATGGCCTATCAGGTGATCAAGGACGCCCTGGCACGACAACGGTTCGTCGACAGCCCGCCCTCCAACATCGGCCAACGCGTAGAAGCGCAGATCCTCGAGCAATGCCGCAAAGCCCCCGGGTTTACCCATGCACAGGCATTGGGGCTGGCCTATGCCAAGGCACTGGACCTGGTGATTCAGGAGGCTGAAACCCTGGGGCTGCTGTCTTGCGCGACCATCGAAGACTTGATCGGTGAGTTCGCTGATCAATTGTATCCATGGGGTGTGCGCAAGCCCCAACGTGACATGGAGGTCAGCCCACCGCAGATCGAAGCGTTGGCCAAGCAGCTCAAACCGCCCCAGGTGCTGGTCAGCGCACTGATCGATTCAACTGATTATATCCAGCAGTTCACGCGCGCACTCTATGAGGAGCAATGA